In the genome of Clostridium cylindrosporum DSM 605, one region contains:
- the rpsC gene encoding 30S ribosomal protein S3 yields the protein MGQKVNPHGLRVGVIKEWSAKWYADKKNFADQLIEDNQIRKFIKNKLYTAGISRTTIERTANRVKINIFTAKPGIVIGKGGAGVEELKKQIQKMTSKNVLINIVEVKNPETDAQLVAENIALQLEKRVSFRKAMKQTISRSMKFGIKGIKTACAGRLGGAEMARTEGYNEGTIPLQTLRADIDYGFAEANTTYGKIGVKVWIYKGEVLGKRRELATPMEREKKETSKK from the coding sequence GTGGGACAAAAAGTTAATCCACACGGACTAAGAGTAGGTGTAATCAAAGAGTGGAGTGCAAAATGGTATGCAGACAAGAAGAATTTTGCAGACCAACTAATTGAAGACAACCAAATAAGAAAATTCATTAAGAATAAGCTTTATACAGCTGGTATTTCAAGAACAACAATTGAAAGAACTGCAAATAGAGTTAAGATAAACATCTTTACAGCGAAGCCAGGAATCGTAATCGGAAAAGGCGGAGCAGGTGTTGAAGAATTAAAGAAACAAATCCAAAAGATGACTTCAAAGAATGTTCTTATTAATATTGTTGAAGTTAAGAACCCTGAAACTGATGCACAACTTGTTGCTGAAAACATAGCTCTTCAACTTGAAAAGAGAGTTTCATTTAGAAAGGCTATGAAGCAAACAATTTCTAGATCAATGAAATTTGGAATAAAGGGTATCAAGACTGCATGTGCAGGTAGACTAGGTGGAGCTGAAATGGCTAGAACTGAAGGATACAACGAAGGTACTATTCCACTACAAACACTAAGAGCTGACATTGATTACGGATTTGCTGAAGCAAACACAACATACGGTAAAATCGGTGTTAAGGTTTGGATTTACAAGGGTGAAGTTCTTGGAAAGAGAAGAGAACTTGCAACTCCTATGGAAAGAGAAAAAAAGGAAACTTCAAAGAAGTAA
- the rplV gene encoding 50S ribosomal protein L22, producing the protein MEARAYAKYIRMSPLKVRVVLNLIRGKNVGEAIAILKHTPRAAAPVVEKLLKSAIANAENNNKMDVSKLYVSETFVGQGPSLKRYRPHAQGRAFRILKRTSHITMAVKERA; encoded by the coding sequence ATGGAAGCAAGAGCATACGCTAAATATATTAGAATGTCTCCTCTAAAGGTTAGAGTTGTACTTAATTTAATAAGAGGAAAAAACGTTGGAGAAGCAATAGCTATACTTAAGCACACACCAAGAGCAGCTGCTCCTGTTGTAGAAAAGCTTCTTAAATCAGCTATAGCAAACGCTGAAAACAACAACAAGATGGATGTATCAAAGCTTTATGTATCAGAAACATTCGTAGGTCAAGGACCTTCACTAAAGAGATACAGACCACACGCTCAAGGTAGAGCATTTAGAATATTAAAGAGAACTAGCCATATTACAATGGCAGTTAAAGAAAGAGCATAA